The Leptospira sp. WS39.C2 genome contains a region encoding:
- the carA gene encoding glutamine-hydrolyzing carbamoyl-phosphate synthase small subunit: MQAFLVLANGTVMKGRSFGANKNSIGEVVFNTSMAGYQEILTDPSYKGQLVTLTYPMIGNYGINPDDMESDRIQSSGLIVKEYVKRPSNFQSKETLSDFLVRFGVPAIEGIDTRKLTRIIRNSGAMNCGIFISETYEDSFLEAVKNAPSMEGQDLAQVVTCEKPYVFGAHSPSKFKLAVYDFGIKRNILRLLDSAGFNVHVFPAKTKAEDLLKDGFDAFFLSNGPGDPAPLDYAIQSAKTIMDAKKPLFGICLGHQIIGLALGKKTSKLKFGHRGGNHPVRNEETGKIEITSQNHGFHVLGESSQDMPITRINLFDNTVAGLKIKSLPVMAVQYHPEACPGPHDSAYHFQEFYTMVESSKT; the protein is encoded by the coding sequence ATGCAGGCTTTTTTGGTTTTAGCAAACGGAACGGTCATGAAAGGCCGATCCTTCGGTGCAAATAAGAATTCGATCGGAGAGGTAGTGTTCAATACCTCTATGGCGGGGTATCAGGAAATTCTAACTGACCCTTCTTACAAAGGTCAACTTGTCACACTCACCTACCCTATGATTGGGAACTACGGAATCAATCCAGATGATATGGAATCAGATCGAATCCAATCCTCTGGTCTCATTGTAAAAGAATATGTCAAACGCCCATCCAATTTCCAATCTAAAGAAACTCTTAGTGATTTTTTAGTTCGATTTGGTGTTCCCGCTATTGAAGGCATTGATACTCGCAAACTAACACGCATTATTCGAAATTCAGGGGCTATGAACTGTGGTATTTTTATCAGTGAAACCTACGAGGATTCATTTTTAGAAGCTGTTAAAAATGCTCCCAGTATGGAAGGCCAAGATCTTGCCCAAGTGGTCACATGTGAAAAACCGTATGTATTTGGAGCACATTCTCCAAGTAAATTCAAACTTGCTGTTTATGATTTTGGAATCAAACGCAATATATTACGTCTTCTTGATTCCGCTGGTTTTAATGTACATGTATTCCCTGCCAAAACAAAAGCAGAGGATTTATTGAAAGATGGTTTTGATGCTTTCTTTTTATCCAATGGTCCAGGAGACCCTGCTCCACTTGATTATGCGATCCAATCAGCAAAAACAATAATGGATGCAAAAAAACCATTGTTTGGAATTTGCCTTGGACACCAAATCATTGGCCTTGCTCTTGGGAAAAAGACCTCCAAACTTAAGTTTGGTCATAGAGGTGGCAACCATCCTGTGAGGAACGAAGAAACGGGAAAAATAGAAATCACTTCTCAAAATCATGGCTTTCATGTGTTAGGTGAATCTTCTCAAGACATGCCAATCACAAGGATCAATCTTTTTGACAATACGGTTGCTGGATTAAAAATAAAAAGTTTACCAGTGATGGCAGTACAATACCACCCTGAAGCATGCCCTGGACCTCACGATTCAGCATACCATTTCCAAGAATTTTATACTATGGTAGAATCTTCAAAAACATAA